One Parageobacillus sp. KH3-4 genomic region harbors:
- a CDS encoding YggS family pyridoxal phosphate-dependent enzyme — translation MTVRDNLAIIRENIEAACQRVGRHPADIRIVAVTKYVSVERAKEALEAGITDLGENRDDGLLQKYAALGNEPTWHFIGTLQSRKVKNIIDKVDYIHSLDRMSLAKEIEKRATKRMKCFVQVNVSGEATKHGLAKEEVIPFIEQLRDFSRIEVIGLMTMAPYTDDESVLRACFRQLKLLQENVQALHIPNAPCTELSMGMSNDYVIAIEEGATFIRLGTSLVGKEF, via the coding sequence ATGACGGTCCGCGACAATTTAGCAATCATTCGCGAAAACATTGAAGCAGCGTGTCAACGCGTGGGGCGCCACCCTGCCGACATTCGCATTGTTGCCGTTACGAAATATGTGAGTGTAGAACGGGCGAAAGAGGCGTTAGAAGCTGGCATTACCGATTTGGGAGAAAATCGTGATGATGGGTTGCTACAAAAATACGCAGCGTTAGGGAACGAGCCGACATGGCATTTTATTGGTACGCTGCAATCACGCAAAGTGAAAAATATTATTGATAAAGTCGATTATATTCATTCTCTTGATCGAATGTCGCTTGCGAAAGAAATCGAAAAACGAGCAACGAAGCGGATGAAATGTTTTGTCCAAGTGAACGTATCCGGCGAAGCGACGAAACATGGGTTAGCAAAAGAGGAAGTGATTCCGTTTATTGAGCAGCTGCGAGATTTTTCTCGTATTGAAGTAATCGGCTTAATGACGATGGCGCCTTATACGGATGATGAATCCGTTTTACGTGCGTGCTTTCGCCAATTAAAATTGTTGCAAGAAAATGTACAAGCATTGCACATTCCAAATGCTCCATGCACGGAGCTGTCGATGGGCATGTCCAACGATTACGTGATTGCCATTGAAGAAGGCGCAACTTTTATTCGGCTCGGCACATCGCTTGTCGGAAAAGAATTTTAG
- a CDS encoding YggT family protein — protein MDSLLWFLTTLIQIYTYALIIYILMSWFPNARDTKIGQMLAAICEPYLEPFRRIIPPIGMIDVSPIVAFLVLRFATKGLYALFDMFNLV, from the coding sequence ATGGATAGTTTGCTATGGTTTTTGACGACATTGATTCAAATTTATACGTATGCGCTCATTATTTACATTTTGATGTCATGGTTTCCCAATGCGCGTGATACGAAAATCGGGCAGATGCTGGCAGCGATTTGTGAGCCGTATTTAGAACCGTTTCGCCGCATTATTCCGCCAATCGGAATGATTGACGTTTCTCCGATTGTCGCCTTTTTAGTGCTTCGCTTTGCGACAAAAGGATTGTACGCTCTTTTTGATATGTTCAATTTAGTGTAA
- a CDS encoding cell division protein SepF — translation MGLIKKFKDYFLEEDYDEYEEEYEEEEETQEMAKENAKSNVVSLQSVHKSSKVVLIEPRAYAEAQEIADHLKNRRAVVVNLQRIQHDQAKRIVDFLSGTVYAIGGDIQQVGTKIFLCTPDNVDVTGSISIDSDVDTPMKRW, via the coding sequence ATGGGATTAATCAAAAAGTTCAAAGATTATTTTTTAGAGGAAGATTATGACGAATATGAAGAAGAGTATGAGGAAGAGGAAGAAACTCAAGAAATGGCAAAGGAAAATGCGAAATCCAATGTGGTGAGTTTGCAAAGCGTGCACAAATCGTCCAAAGTGGTGTTAATTGAACCAAGAGCGTATGCGGAAGCGCAAGAAATCGCTGACCATCTAAAAAATCGCCGCGCAGTAGTTGTGAATTTGCAACGAATTCAACATGACCAAGCGAAACGCATCGTCGATTTTTTAAGCGGTACCGTATACGCGATTGGAGGAGATATTCAGCAAGTTGGCACGAAAATTTTTTTGTGCACTCCAGATAACGTAGACGTGACTGGTTCGATTTCCATCGACAGTGACGTTGATACGCCAATGAAGAGGTGGTAA
- the pgeF gene encoding peptidoglycan editing factor PgeF, with protein MLDIFQQVEKEVLLLRGRRSFPSLVAGFTTKHGGVSKGEFATFNLGLHIDDEVSSVRRNRQRLADLLQFPLDRWVCCEQIHDARVEKVTSSQSGKGATDYESAIAGTDGLYTKEAGLLLALCFADCVPLYFMAPKHGMIGLAHAGWRGTVKNIAGEMVRLWHEREHIPFDDIYVAIGPAIGACCYIVDDRVITCVDHVLDGEQAPYKQVSIGQYALDLKELNKVLLIKAGIREEHIDVSGYCTSCADHLFFSHRRDQGKTGRMMAFIGRKGE; from the coding sequence TTGCGAGGACGCCGTTCGTTTCCTAGTCTTGTCGCTGGATTTACGACAAAACACGGAGGCGTTAGCAAAGGGGAGTTTGCGACGTTCAATTTAGGGCTGCATATTGATGATGAAGTTTCTTCTGTTCGCCGCAATCGACAGCGGCTGGCGGATCTGCTTCAATTTCCGTTGGACCGATGGGTATGTTGCGAACAAATACATGATGCTCGCGTTGAGAAGGTGACGAGCAGTCAAAGTGGGAAAGGAGCAACCGATTACGAGTCGGCTATTGCCGGAACGGACGGCTTGTATACAAAAGAAGCCGGATTGTTGCTTGCTTTATGTTTTGCTGATTGTGTTCCGCTTTATTTTATGGCACCGAAACATGGCATGATAGGTCTTGCTCATGCCGGCTGGAGGGGGACGGTAAAAAACATTGCGGGAGAAATGGTTCGCCTTTGGCATGAGCGTGAACATATTCCTTTTGATGACATATACGTGGCGATCGGTCCGGCGATTGGCGCTTGCTGCTATATCGTCGATGATCGCGTCATCACGTGCGTCGACCATGTTTTGGATGGTGAGCAGGCTCCTTATAAGCAAGTGAGCATAGGACAATATGCCCTTGATTTAAAAGAGCTGAATAAAGTATTACTGATAAAGGCAGGAATTCGTGAAGAACACATTGATGTTTCCGGGTATTGTACGAGTTGCGCTGATCATTTGTTTTTTTCCCATCGCCGTGATCAAGGAAAAACAGGAAGAATGATGGCGTTTATCGGCAGGAAGGGGGAATGA